One genomic segment of Streptomyces niveus includes these proteins:
- the pdxS gene encoding pyridoxal 5'-phosphate synthase lyase subunit PdxS: protein MSSTLSTPGQTPETGTARVKRGMAEQLKGGVIMDVVTPEQAKIAEDAGAVAVMALERVPADIRKDGGVARMSDPDMIDGIIEAVSIPVMAKSRIGHFVEAQVLQSLGVDYIDESEVLTPADEVNHADKWAFTTPFVCGATNLGEALRRIAEGAAMIRSKGEAGTGNVVEAVRHLRQIKNEIARLRGYDNNELYAAAKELRAPYEIVKEVAALGKLPVVLFSAGGVATPADAALMRQLGAEGVFVGSGIFKSGDPAKRAAAIVKATTFYDDPKIVADASRNLGEAMVGINIDTLPESEHYANRGW from the coding sequence GTGTCCAGCACGCTTTCCACCCCCGGCCAAACCCCCGAGACCGGCACCGCGCGCGTGAAGCGCGGCATGGCCGAGCAGCTCAAGGGCGGCGTGATCATGGATGTCGTCACGCCCGAGCAGGCGAAGATCGCCGAGGACGCCGGAGCGGTCGCCGTGATGGCGCTGGAGCGCGTTCCCGCCGACATCCGTAAGGACGGCGGCGTCGCGCGGATGTCCGACCCCGACATGATCGACGGCATCATCGAGGCCGTCTCGATCCCGGTGATGGCCAAGTCCCGCATCGGCCACTTCGTCGAGGCCCAGGTCCTCCAGTCGCTCGGCGTCGACTACATCGACGAGTCCGAGGTGCTGACCCCCGCCGACGAGGTCAACCACGCCGACAAGTGGGCCTTCACCACGCCGTTCGTCTGCGGCGCGACCAACCTGGGTGAGGCCCTGCGCCGTATCGCCGAGGGAGCGGCCATGATCCGCTCCAAGGGTGAGGCCGGCACCGGCAACGTCGTCGAGGCCGTGCGCCACCTGCGCCAGATCAAGAACGAGATCGCCCGGCTGCGCGGCTACGACAACAACGAGCTGTACGCCGCCGCGAAGGAGCTGCGCGCCCCGTACGAGATCGTCAAGGAGGTCGCCGCGCTGGGCAAGCTGCCCGTCGTGCTGTTCTCCGCGGGCGGTGTGGCCACCCCGGCGGACGCCGCGCTGATGCGCCAGCTCGGTGCCGAGGGCGTCTTCGTAGGCTCCGGCATCTTCAAGTCCGGCGACCCCGCCAAGCGCGCCGCCGCCATCGTCAAGGCCACCACCTTCTACGACGACCCGAAGATCGTCGCGGACGCCTCGCGCAACCTCGGCGAGGCCATGGTCGGCATCAACATCGACACCCTGCCCGAGTCCGAGCACTACGCGAACCGTGGCTGGTGA
- the pdxT gene encoding pyridoxal 5'-phosphate synthase glutaminase subunit PdxT — protein sequence MAGDQGAAGGPLIGVLALQGDVREHLAALTAVGAVPTSVRRPDELAAVDGLVIPGGESTTMSKLAVLFGMLEPLRERVRAGMPVYGTCAGLILLAEKILDPRSGQETVGGIDMIVRRNAFGRQNESFEAAVDVAGVGPVDGVFIRAPWVESVGAEVRVLAEHGGHVVAVRQGNALATAFHPELTGDHRLHGFFTEMVRSAG from the coding sequence GTGGCTGGTGACCAGGGCGCCGCGGGCGGCCCGCTGATCGGCGTCCTGGCCCTCCAGGGCGACGTACGGGAGCACCTGGCCGCCCTGACGGCGGTCGGCGCGGTGCCCACGAGCGTACGGCGGCCGGACGAACTGGCCGCCGTGGACGGCCTGGTGATCCCCGGCGGCGAGTCGACGACCATGTCGAAACTTGCCGTCCTCTTCGGGATGCTGGAGCCGCTGCGCGAGCGTGTACGCGCCGGGATGCCGGTCTACGGGACCTGCGCCGGCCTGATCCTGCTCGCCGAGAAGATCCTCGACCCGCGCTCGGGTCAGGAGACCGTCGGCGGGATCGACATGATCGTCCGCAGGAACGCCTTCGGGCGGCAGAACGAGTCCTTCGAGGCGGCCGTCGACGTCGCGGGTGTGGGACCGGTGGACGGGGTCTTCATCCGGGCGCCGTGGGTGGAGTCCGTGGGCGCCGAGGTACGGGTACTCGCCGAGCACGGCGGGCATGTCGTCGCCGTACGGCAGGGCAACGCCCTCGCCACGGCGTTCCACCCCGAACTCACCGGCGACCACCGGTTGCACGGCTTCTTCACCGAGATGGTGCGCTCCGCGGGGTGA
- a CDS encoding YebC/PmpR family DNA-binding transcriptional regulator, whose translation MSGHSKWATTKHKKAVIDAKRGKLFAKLIKNIEVASRTGGADVDGNPTLFDAIQKAKKSSVPNKNIDSAVKRGAGLEAGGADYETIMYEGYGPNGVAVLIECLTDNRNRAASDVRVAMTRNGGSMADPGSVSYLFHRKGVVIVPKGELGEDDVLDAVLDAGAEEVNDLGESFEVLSEATDLVEVRTALQQAGIDYDSADTNFVPTMQVELDEDGARKIFKLIDALEDSDDVQNVFANFDVSDDVMEKVDA comes from the coding sequence ATGTCCGGCCACTCTAAATGGGCTACGACGAAGCACAAGAAGGCCGTGATCGATGCCAAGCGCGGCAAGCTCTTCGCGAAGCTGATCAAGAACATCGAGGTCGCGTCCCGCACCGGCGGCGCCGACGTCGACGGTAATCCGACCCTCTTCGACGCCATCCAGAAGGCGAAGAAGAGTTCGGTACCGAACAAGAACATCGACTCGGCCGTCAAGCGCGGCGCCGGCCTGGAGGCCGGTGGCGCCGACTACGAGACGATCATGTACGAGGGCTACGGACCCAACGGTGTCGCCGTCCTCATCGAGTGCCTCACCGACAACCGCAACCGCGCCGCGTCCGACGTCCGCGTCGCGATGACCCGCAACGGCGGCTCGATGGCGGACCCCGGCTCCGTGTCGTACCTGTTCCACCGCAAGGGCGTCGTGATCGTCCCCAAGGGCGAGCTGGGCGAGGACGACGTCCTGGACGCGGTCCTCGACGCGGGCGCCGAGGAGGTCAACGACCTCGGTGAGTCCTTCGAGGTGCTCAGCGAGGCCACCGACCTGGTCGAGGTCCGCACCGCGCTCCAGCAGGCCGGCATCGACTACGACTCGGCCGACACCAACTTCGTTCCGACCATGCAGGTCGAGCTGGACGAGGACGGCGCACGGAAGATCTTCAAGCTGATCGACGCGCTGGAGGACAGCGACGACGTGCAGAACGTCTTCGCCAACTTCGACGTCTCGGACGATGTCATGGAGAAGGTCGACGCCTGA
- the ruvC gene encoding crossover junction endodeoxyribonuclease RuvC yields MRVLGVDPGLTRCGVGVVEGVAGRPLTMLGVGVVRTSADADLGSRLVGIERGVEAWLDEYRPELVAVERVFSQHNVRTVMGTAQASAVAMLCAARRGIPVALHTPSEVKAAVTGSGRADKAQVGAMVTRLLRLDAPPRPADAADALALAICHIWRAPAVNRLQQAHAAAKASRPSSNVPVRKVPR; encoded by the coding sequence ATGCGGGTACTGGGCGTGGACCCCGGACTGACACGGTGCGGTGTCGGCGTCGTCGAAGGCGTGGCGGGGCGCCCGCTGACGATGCTCGGTGTGGGGGTGGTGCGTACGTCCGCCGACGCGGACCTCGGATCGCGCCTGGTCGGCATCGAGCGCGGCGTGGAAGCCTGGCTGGACGAGTACCGGCCCGAACTGGTCGCCGTGGAGCGGGTGTTCAGCCAGCACAACGTCCGCACCGTGATGGGGACGGCCCAGGCCAGCGCCGTCGCCATGCTCTGCGCCGCACGCCGCGGCATCCCCGTCGCCCTGCACACACCCAGCGAGGTCAAGGCCGCCGTCACGGGCAGCGGGCGCGCGGACAAGGCACAGGTCGGTGCCATGGTGACCCGGCTGCTACGGCTGGACGCCCCGCCCAGACCGGCCGACGCGGCCGACGCCCTCGCCCTCGCCATCTGTCACATCTGGCGGGCCCCCGCGGTCAACCGCCTCCAGCAGGCGCACGCGGCCGCCAAGGCCTCCCGCCCCTCCAGCAACGTTCCCGTACGGAAGGTCCCCCGATGA
- the ruvA gene encoding Holliday junction branch migration protein RuvA — MIAFVSGPVAALAPTTAVIEVGGVGMLVQCTPATLAGLRIGEEARIATSLVVREDSLTLYGFADDDERQTFELLQTASGVGPRLAQAMLAVHAPDTLRVAVATGDEKTLTAVPGIGKKGAQKLLLELKDRLGEPLGTHIGRQGVAAAPASWSDQLHSALIGLGYATREADEAVALVAPQAEAAIAAGEAPAVPRLLRAALQSLNRTR; from the coding sequence ATGATCGCCTTCGTCAGCGGCCCGGTGGCCGCGCTCGCCCCGACCACCGCGGTGATCGAGGTCGGCGGTGTCGGCATGCTGGTCCAGTGCACACCGGCCACCCTCGCCGGGCTGCGGATCGGCGAGGAGGCCAGGATCGCCACGTCGCTGGTCGTCCGGGAGGACTCGCTCACGCTGTACGGCTTCGCCGACGACGACGAGCGCCAGACGTTCGAGCTGCTCCAGACCGCGAGCGGTGTCGGTCCGAGGCTGGCCCAGGCGATGCTCGCGGTGCACGCGCCCGACACCCTGCGCGTCGCCGTCGCCACCGGTGACGAGAAGACGCTGACCGCCGTCCCCGGCATCGGTAAGAAGGGCGCCCAGAAGCTGCTGCTGGAGCTGAAGGACCGCCTCGGCGAACCTCTCGGTACGCACATCGGCAGACAGGGCGTCGCCGCCGCCCCCGCTTCCTGGAGCGATCAGCTCCACTCCGCCCTGATCGGTCTCGGGTACGCGACGAGGGAGGCCGACGAGGCGGTCGCACTGGTCGCGCCCCAGGCGGAGGCGGCGATCGCGGCCGGCGAGGCCCCCGCCGTACCGCGACTCCTGCGCGCCGCGCTCCAGTCGCTCAACCGGACACGCTGA
- the ruvB gene encoding Holliday junction branch migration DNA helicase RuvB has protein sequence MNWDDSRSGTPGGGPPADPTDGPDPAEGADRLVGASADGEDQAVEAALRPKSLDEFVGQERVREQLDLVLKAALARGATADHVLLSGAPGLGKTTLSMIIAAEMGAPIRITSGPAIQHAGDLAAILSSLQEGEVLFLDEIHRMSRPAEEMLYMAMEDFRVDVIVGKGPGATAIPLELPPFTLVGATTRAGLLPPPLRDRFGFTAQMEFYEPSELERVIHRSAHLLDLEIDAEGAAEIAGRSRGTPRIANRLLRRVRDYAQVKAEGWINRDIAAVALRVYEVDERGLDRLDRAVLQALLKLFGGGPVGLSTLAVAVGEERETVEEVAEPFLVREGLLARTPRGRVATPAAWAHLGLTPPLAGPGASGQPGLFGA, from the coding sequence GTGAACTGGGACGACAGCCGCAGCGGGACGCCGGGAGGCGGCCCCCCGGCGGACCCCACCGACGGACCCGACCCCGCCGAAGGGGCCGACCGGCTCGTCGGCGCGTCGGCCGACGGAGAGGACCAGGCGGTCGAGGCGGCGCTGCGCCCCAAGTCGCTGGACGAGTTCGTCGGGCAGGAGCGCGTGCGCGAACAGCTCGACCTCGTCCTGAAGGCGGCCCTCGCCCGGGGCGCCACCGCCGACCACGTCCTGCTCTCCGGCGCCCCCGGCCTCGGCAAGACCACCCTCTCCATGATCATCGCCGCCGAGATGGGCGCCCCCATCCGCATCACCTCGGGCCCCGCCATCCAGCACGCGGGCGACCTCGCCGCGATCCTCTCCTCACTCCAGGAGGGCGAGGTCCTCTTCCTCGACGAGATCCACCGGATGTCCCGGCCCGCCGAGGAAATGCTCTACATGGCCATGGAGGACTTCCGCGTCGACGTCATCGTCGGCAAGGGCCCCGGCGCCACAGCCATCCCGCTGGAGCTGCCGCCCTTCACCCTCGTGGGCGCCACCACCAGGGCCGGACTGCTGCCGCCCCCGCTGCGCGACCGCTTCGGATTCACCGCGCAGATGGAGTTCTACGAGCCCTCCGAGCTGGAACGGGTGATCCACCGCTCAGCGCATCTGCTCGACCTGGAGATCGACGCGGAGGGGGCCGCCGAGATCGCCGGACGCTCACGCGGCACGCCCCGCATCGCCAACCGGCTGCTGCGCCGGGTCCGCGACTACGCGCAGGTCAAGGCCGAGGGCTGGATCAACCGCGACATCGCCGCCGTAGCCCTCCGGGTGTACGAGGTCGACGAACGGGGCCTCGACCGCCTGGACCGGGCCGTGCTCCAGGCTCTGCTCAAACTCTTCGGCGGGGGCCCCGTCGGTCTGTCGACCCTCGCCGTCGCGGTGGGGGAGGAGCGCGAGACCGTCGAGGAGGTCGCCGAGCCCTTCCTCGTACGGGAGGGGCTCCTCGCCCGTACACCGCGCGGCCGGGTGGCGACCCCGGCGGCATGGGCGCACCTCGGGCTCACACCACCCCTGGCGGGGCCGGGCGCAAGCGGACAACCGGGGCTGTTCGGGGCGTGA